The following is a genomic window from Chlorocebus sabaeus isolate Y175 chromosome 24, mChlSab1.0.hap1, whole genome shotgun sequence.
TTTGGGCTAAAAGTGAGAAGAAGGAGATCAAATCTCCCTTTTTTTCCTGCTGTTCAAGCAGGTTGTAAACTAGCCTGTTAGCATGTAGGGAATAGTTTGGTAGAGAGGAAGGAGCTTGAACTTTGGAGTTCcagtcctagctctgccacttagtaGCCATTTGACCTTAGGCAGGTTatgtcattcattctttctattttttcctccttttgcaCACTTCTCTGTTGTGAATTATTTCCTTTCCTAAGCCTGAGCGTAATTACATCCCATGAGGTTGTTACAATTGgtaattatatatagtatatgaaaAGTAGCTACTAAGGTGGTTATTATTATCAGATACATTATAGGTTAAATAATGCCTATTTATATTTAGACCCTATAATAAAGTGGACTCTGTTATATAGTTATATGCTATTTTgtagcttaaaaatattttaaaatacattatctcatttattaatAATTCTCACACTAACTCTTAGAGCTAACTCTTGGCGTCCATTAATTagtgaggaaactaaagctctGGGAAatgaagtaacttgtccaaagtctcATTACTAGAAAGGGGCAGAACTGGGAGGAAAATCAGGTTTTGTAGTTGCAAATTCaatacctaaaaagaaaaaacaagttattATAAGGAAGTGTATAAAAAATCACAGAATCAAGCATCCAAGTGGCTTGGATTTTTCCTTCCAATTGCTAGGTGTACTTGgacaaaaatgtacacatttCAATGCTACATTCTGTTAGAAAAATTTACATGAAACTGGTTGATAGCCAACATAACATTGCTGATTTAAAGTTACATATCTTATTATTTATGCAAGTGACAAAAAAGATATCATAAgcaaaaattatgtataaatgAAAATTCACATTTTAGTTGTTTGTGTACCTAAAGATTTACACCTTGGGAGTGAACACAGCCTTGGGGCATGTACATGGGAATTGGAGTCAAACAGCTCTAGGTTCAAGTACCAGTTTGTGAGCCTTGTGTCTTTGCACTAGTTAGTTACCCGTGTGAGCCTGTTGCTACAATATGGGGTTGTTTCGAGGACCACATGAGCTAAGATATGTTAAATACCTGGCACAGTGCATATGCACAACAAATACTAGTTTCTCTGTCATCATTTAATACATTAGTTTCCATTTCACTGGCAGCCTTTGAGGATGGAAGACATTAAGGTGGTTTTAATCATGTTAAGTAATGTTACATAATAGCTTTACCTCTCCACCTACTTCTGCCTAAATTTCCCTTGAAAGACTACAGGGATGTCTTGAGACTGCATGAACAAAGCAGAAATTTCCTTCTGCTTGAATAAGATTTCTTgcagctattattttaaaaagtggaagaaggctgttccatttatctattacatggcaaattataaaaaaaaaatcgcaaaaattattttgtttgtatggGGTCAGAATTCGGAGGGGTCAGTACTCAGAGAGTGCTTGGTTAGGTGATATTTTTGCTCCATGTGGTATTAACTGGGGTCGCTTGGTGGCATTGAACTTGTAGCATAGATGGTCTGGAGTTCAAGAAGGCTTCATTTATATTTCTGCCATCTTGGTGGGAACAGTTGGAAGATGGTCCAGCTGAACCCCTCTCCCACCCAGTGTAGTCTCAGGGCCTCTCTACACGGTTTTTCCAGCAAGGTATATGAACTTTTTACATGGATCTAAGAGGCAGTGAGTGGAACTACCTGTCTTGTATAGCCTGGACCCAGAAGTTGGCAAagcatcacttctgccatattcatTGGTCACAGCAGTCACAGAATCCTTCTAGATTCAAGAGGGAGGTCTATAGATCCCACCTGTCATGCAATGAGTGGCAGATAATTTTCAGTCACCTTTAATCTGTTATGAAAGCACATGCTTGAAGACACAGGTCAAAGGAGCACAGTGCAGACCTTTATGAAGCACCTTTCTGTGACAGATACTTTGCTAGAATAGCTGATGACCTCAAGATCTGCAGCTGAAGAAGTTTCGATGAACCTTCCCTCTCCATTACTTGGGTGAAAGTGGACCTGAATCCTCCAGTTACTTCCATCATACTTTCATTTCTGCCATCCCTGATCTTGTGGAGTCAAGAGATATAATCTGTTACTCACGTATTACTCAAATCTCTACACAAGTCACCACTTATGGGAAAACTACCCTAGTCAAAACAGGAATAGCCAGCTTGTCTTCCATCTGCAGGACAGGAATGTATTATTTGTCTTTAAAACTTTCCCCAAACTCAGAAGAAAGCGTTGTTACATGCAAAAAATTCAGAAGACAGTCTTCAGTAAACTGcaattttgttaaattaagaaaaaaaaggatgtgaGCTGTTTAGGTAACAGTATTTAGACTTTatagttttcaataaaatttaatttattagttGTTGCAACTAGAGGTACCTCAGATGCTGGGTGTGTTGCTAATCCTTTTTAACAAGTTGTTGGTTTCAGTGGCATTGGAGGGTAGTAAATAGCAGGCAAAGTTAATTATATCTTAGGTTAATTATATGTGTTAACTATAGGTAATTACATTATATTATACTACACTTCAAAACCTGGAGGGTTGGTGTTAATTCATAATAGGGCGTGCCTATTATGCATAACACTAGAGATGCATAGTATTTctagtgaatctttttttttttttaagacagtcttgctctgttgcccaggctggagtgtggtggtgccatctctgtttactgcaacctccacctcccaggttcaagcgattctcctgcctcagtctccctagtcgctgggattacaggcgtgcaccaccatgcccggctaagttttgtattttagtagagttggggtttcgccatgttggccagggtggtctcgaactcctgacgtcgggtgatccgcccagctcggcctcccaaagtgctgggattacaggtgtgagccactgcgcccagcctctagtaaatctttttgttttgatatgaataaatagaaagcttataaaaaataaagcattcaaCCACTTCCCTTTCAATAGTCAAAGTTCAAACGCCAGAAAAGCTGAAATAGGTGATACAAAGTCATCCTTTAATATAGGCAGCAGTATATTTTGAGAAAATCCTAAACTCCACTTACTGTCTGTCTGTCTTACAAGTGCACCGAAATATTATTGCCTGTAACTGACATTGCGGTTTTACTGGTcaggaaaatatgattttttaattctAATCTAAAACCTGCTTTAGTACTAACCTGGGAAGTTACATGGTTGTCTGTAAGCTAATCAAGAGCCCTTAAACTCCATTACATAAATGATACACTTCCCCTTTGTATTAAGGGACTAATGGCTTCGCTTTTCAACAAAGCTGGATCTTCTGGCACACGCTCAGAAGATAGCCAGTACTTCAGAGATAGATTGCTTTGAGGGCTCTGGAGCCGCTGAGGGGCACAGTAATCctaatgagaaaggaaaaagaggacgCCTCTGGAGTTAAAATAAGACAGAATGCATCTGTGGAGAACGGTGACTGAAGACTGGCAGAATTCTCAATATCTCAGGCCACTTATACAGCGCgcagttttcatttgtattttggaGGTGCtctagaaaacttagaaatgaTTAGAATAAAAAGTATAGATACTTTTAACCAGCCCATGTACAGGAAATTCTGTTGGTGTAGAAACGGTTCTGCTGTTCATTTCTTAATTGCTTCTGTTCCGACTTTGTCAGATGTAGGgcgaggtggtggtggtggtgagtcctaattttttgtatctctatccaGTCTCGAAGCGTTTGGATTATTTTAAACCTTCATAACATTTGCGGAGAGCTTGGAGTGTTTTGTACATGTAGTGGGGCAGTGCCTGGCCTCCTGTGAGAGACTGATCATCTATAAACAATCCACACAAAACTCACTTGCCAGTGGACCGGGAGGATCGCTGCCATCCTTTCAGCAAAGAGCTAAACGAATAAGCAGAGATCCGGGCCCATCCATCCTCGCGCAGCAGTTTCTAAATTTTTACCTCGGCTTCATGAATGGCTACCAGCTGGCAGACACAACACTTTCATAATATTTGCACACAATTTATTTGGGTCgctgtcttttctttcctttttttttttttttttttttttttttgagagaaacggagagtctcactctctcgcccaggctggagcgcagaggtgagatctcggctcactgcaacctccgcctcctggattcatgcgattcttctacctcagcttcccaagtagttggggctacaggcgtgcgccactatgcccagctaatttattgtgtgtatatatatatatttttgtagagacggagtttcactatatgttggccaggctggtctcgaactcctgacctcaggtgattcgcctgcctcggcctcccaaagtactgggattacaggcgtgaaccactgtgcccgaccatTATGTGGGTCGCTTTCTAATTTCTTTCTCCGTTTGTAGCTAGCATTGCCCGAAGGAGATTTCAGAGATCCCCTAGAGAAAGGGACGGGGGATGTCGTTTTCCAGTAATTTCAGGGGGTAAATCTAGCGCCGTTTGCTTAAGTTAAAAGAAAGGCGTGGGGAGCCAGGTGGTGCCCTGGAAGGAGGGCCGCGCAAGACGAGACCATCTCCGGGACAGGGGAGAGCGGGGCTAATGAACGCAGGAGATTCCGCGGAGCCTCCAGCTCCTGAACGTCCACCTTCGGCCCAGCTGGGAGACGTGGTCTCGGGAGGAAAGCCCGGAATCCCGAGCCGGCCAGCCGCTCCTGCGAATACCGGAGCGCGTGGGCAGGCGAGCGAAGGCAGAGGCGGGCCGGCGTCTGTCCCTTTAAGGGGCCGGTCTCCCGGCGCCGCCGGCCCAGACGCCGGGACGTGCCAGGGCCGCCCCGCCCCGAAGCCGCCCGTTTCCTGCCGAGCCGCGCGACGGCACCTGAGCgactgcggcggcggcggcggcgcctcGGAGCGGGCGGCCCGGGCTGTAGTGCCGGCGCCGCCGCGTCTTCCCGGTCTCCTTCCCCGGCCGCACAGGGTGAGGGAGAGCAGGCCGCACCGGGCCGGGCACCGGCGGCAGGGAGCGCGGGGGGAGGTGGCGCCGGCCGCGGGGTCCTGGGGCAGGCGGGAGGGCCGCGCCGGGCGGGGGGGCGCGGCCGTGGGGTCCGGACGCCGCCCGCTGGGTAGGCCTCGGGCATCCGGTCGCCGCCGCCGGGCTCCTGCTGGGGTCGGGACGCCGCAGGTGGCGGGCTCGGAGGGACCTCCTCGTCCTCGCGGGGCCGCCCCGGGTCCGACCCCGGCTCTGTCGCGGCGCCCGGGGCGCGGCCGAGGGATACCCCCCTTCTCCCCAAGGACTACTCTCCCGAAGGCGAGGTCGACCCAAGAGGGCCCTGGGGTGACCGAGGCACCTATTTTTAGCCAGGCCTGAGGGCCCCGGGAGGGAAGGCGGATTACCGCCTCCTCGGTCGGTGGACGGAGGCAGCGCGTCTCCGGCGGCGTCCCCGGGCCGGAGCTGGGCCACGCTTACGCCATGCTGGAATTCCAGTCTTCGCCGCTGCCTCCGGCGGCCTGGGCGCTCGCCGCCTTCCCCGGCGCCCCTCCCGCTGCCCTTTGCGAGTCCCTAGGTCAGGGCGGGAGGCGGTTGGGCGCGGAAAGCAGCGCTGCGGGGACTTTGGAAAAATCCGTGGACCACCCTCGACACCGGCGAAGTTATCCCTTCCTCTCCCCGAGGGGTGTGTCTTCTTAGCGATTCGGCCTGACCCCTTCAGTTTCCAACAGTGAGACTTTTGGCCTGGGGACCTCGCCGGAAAACTACACGGGAAGTCCAGAGAAGTCGTCTGGCTCTCAGCCATACGCCTGGTGTGGGATGTGCAGCCCCGCACGCTGGCGGTGAAGGCGCTCGGTGCACTAGAAGTGGGCAGCCCCGGACGCGGGCAGCGGCGTCCCAGCCTGGCCCAGCTGCACCTTGACTAGGTTAGGTTAAAAGTAAGCTGTTCGATGTTGGCCTTTCTTTCTtctgggaggaaggaggaatcTAAATTCAGAACTGTGTTGTCAGACGAATTCCTTAGCAGCTATTTAAGTTAGTAGTGCTTAAAGAGCTACAGTTGAAGTTAACTgttaagttgtgtgtgtgtgtgtgttttgagatgacTTTGTGGAAAGCCTTGAGAAATGTAGACACCCATAGCCAGCCTAGCCGAAGATAAGCATCTTCAGGTGAACTAAACGTTCTGAATTGTATAGGAGTTGACTTAAAGTTAGAATTTCTGCTAAATGAGGTTGCATTTGTTTTCCTTAGCTTACTTACCTAGCAGTCTTATGGCAACAGTGTCTCCGGTTTGGTCCAGAGCAATTGCTGGTGAGACTGGGGATAATGTTCCCAGGAATAACACTAAATTACTCTTTGAGTGTTTTGGGTAGACATGCCTTGCAGTAGACTTTCATATTTGATGTGTTGCCTGTTAAAAAAGgctcttcccccccccccccctttttccttttgtctttattttaggGATCTAACCTGAAATAGCTGGGTCTGTTGATGAGTTCCCCTTCCACCTCAACATTGAGTTTCAAATGTCTCTTCTAATTTTTTAGCCTTCAGCAGACATGACAATACCTTATCTAGTGAGCTTAGAGAATAAGGTGTTCTACTTAATTTACTTGAGGCTgataatgaatttgaaaatataacaagatatattgaaaaattttcttaatacttgaaaattataaagaatatcaAGTATTTAACTCTTAATGATTCAGGGTCAACATTATGAAGAGACATTTATGATTTTGTTTCCAATTTAGATCTTTATATGTTCTTTTAATACCAGTAGGCTCTTCTGTTTGATATTGTGTTTTTCCCTAAAAATACCTCACTTCAGGCTCCCTTCTAGTTTATAGGCTTTAATCTGCTTTTGGTAGGGAGATcgttttaataattatatttttaatatcagtcagtatgactttttaaaagagtCTAAAAAGTGAAAACCTTTTTGAGGCTTAACTTCTAAAGAACCCATATTAAGATTGTCGCTATTGTTAAGTTCTTAACTTGAATTTTAAGTTATGGTTAAAAGTTCTTAATCAGCCTGTCATGGTTAAGATGACACGTAGAATACtgaatcataatttttttaataaaagttgaaTGTGTCTTATACATTTAATATGTGTGAGTTAAGTTCTTAACTTGAATGGaagatgtatttttaattgtgtgCTTATAATTTTTATAGCAAATGAAGTTTTAACCTAAAAGATCTCCAGTGctgtgttaaaatataaaattattgatgaaCTTAAATGGTTCTAGGAAGGTTTTGGTTCTCTTGGGAATCTGACCTAATATGTaataaggaaatgagaaaaatcatgCTTTGCAAGATCATATATTTGAGAATACACCTTATGACTTGCTTGTTCTCTGTACTGTTTTTAGTGACTTTGAAGGTAAATCCAGAGTACACTTAGAGGATAGAAGCAAGTAACTATTTCTCTAGAAGTGACATTGATGATCACTCATGCTCAAAGAGAATTGCATTTCATTGCTTCCTCTTTCAGTTCCTGTGAACATGACTTTGAGTGTCCCaatcaaaaaatgtaatttattttcaaatcactGGGAAAACATTGGTCTAGATGAGATTATAAACCTTTTCCCCACATCtgtaaatagaaaattaaacagTAAGGGGAAGAACTTTATGTGCTGTGAACTAAGGAGTTTAATATAACCTGTGTCTGAGGtctagagaaagagaaataatgacAGTTTACAACTGTGTGCCAAGCTGTTGTGCTTGAATGTGTTTTCGGTCTTTGACAGAGGTAGCAGTGAAAACtaggctatttttcttttttaaaaaatggtacaaGCTTTTAATTGgttttatgtaaaaagaaaataggcaaGATATACTTTTAGTTGTAACAGTAGTTTTGTAGATACTCTGATAGGAAATATAATATTCCTAGGAAATGTATAAGACATAAcctaaaaaaaattgtgatttagTATTTTACGAGTCATCCTAACTACTACAGGATGATTAAAACTGTTCCATAACTTAAATATGGTTTCAGCAAAGTGATTTACAcactaaatttaatttgtttgtgCTCTTCTTCCAGGACATTCTGCTTTTTGGGCTGTCTCATTACTAATTGCTTTGTTAGTTCTATCTTACGTCTTCTACTCTTAAAGTTGACTTGCTCAGTCcttgtttcacttttctttttatattcctcTGACAGTCTTATCCAGTGTCATGGTTTTAAATACCTATATGCTGATGGCTCCCATATTTGTATTTCCAACCCAGACTTTCCACATATCCTGTTAGGCCTATCCACTTGGATGTGCAGTGATCAGCTCCAACTAAACTTCCATATTTTTCCTCAAACATGTTTGATGTTTTCATCAAACATTCAGGTAAAAAAACGTTGGAGTCATCCCTGACTTACTTCTTTCACACTTGGCATTCTGTGCTCTGTCTTATCTTGAAAATATAACCAGAATCCAGTCAGTACTTATTGCCTCCACTGCTCACAGCCTGGTCCAAGCCATTCTTATCTCTTACCTCGATTTCTGTAATTAACCTCCTAACTGATCTCGCTGCCTCTGCACTCTCTACAGTCTTTCCAACACAACAACCGGATCATATCACTTACCTTCTCAGAATGCTACAGTGACTTTCTCTATGCAGAGTGAAAGCTGAAGTTCTTATGTCCTTAAGGCCATACAGAATCTGGACACTTCCACTCTCCCCATTCCCCCTTACCTCTAAGGTTAGCTACTATCTTCCCTCTGCTTATTTCCTCTGGCCCCATTGGCTTTCCTAGGGGCAGCTACATGTCAGACACTGCGTTAAACACTTAGGCTCcatcaataaacaaaacagacgAAAAGCTCTGCCCTGATAGAAGTTATGTAATAGTGTGTGTTTGAGGGCAAGGGGAAGAGATAATAAACACAATCAATGAGGAAATTATATACTGTTGACTTCTCCTGGCAAGAAGGTGACAAGTGCCATGGAGGAAACAGAGCTGTGTTTTACActggctgctgcccctccttAGATCAGTGTTTTTTCTGAAGATACATGCATGGCTTGTTGTCTCTGTCcagtctttgctttttaaatgtcactttcttaAAAAGATCtgcctattttatttaaaactgcaCTCCCCTAATGTCTGATTCTTGTactttgctgttttctttatAGCATTTGTCACCTTCTGTTGTACTGTATAATTTCCTGATTGTGTTTATTGTCTCTTCCCCATAAACCCCCAAACAACAGTATTACATAGCTTCTATGAGGGTAggctttttgtctgttttgtttattgatgACTCTTTAAGAGTTCAGAGCAGTGTCTAGCAGGTAGCAGGTCCTCAATAAGGATTTGTTGAACACAGTAATTAAatcctggctgggtgtgatgactcacatctgtaatgccagcactttgggaggccaaggtgtgtggattgcttgagcccagcagtttgggaccagcctggggaacgtggcaaaaccccatctctaaaaaaaaatataaaaatagcccggcatggtggcatgtgcctgtgatcctagctttttgggaggctgaggtgggaggattgcttgagccaggaaggtagaagttgcagtgagctgagatcatgcggactgcactctagcctgggtgacagagtgagatttcgtctcaaaaaaaacaaaaaatctcgcATTCCTTCCTTTGATGGATACCTCATTATTGGATACATGTGGTTTCCAGTTTGCTCCTTTAGTCTTTCAGGGATGGTCAGAGAGCGGAAGAAAGTGGCATGGTGCTTTTGGGAATGATGTTAGAGTGTGGTGGAGACCGTCTTACATACCCCACATAATTAGGACCATTCGTTAGTTAATTCAAAAAGTTGGTTAAAGCAAGAACTCAAAATATATGTGCACCTTAAATgttttcactgaaaatatttgattttacttttatttacctttttatttgtACTGACTTCTTAAAATAAAGGTTATCCTGATTTTCCTTTCATAGATTGTACTCTAAAAGCATTATGTATGATATCTAGTATTGGCTTctttaaaatggaatgaaaaggtAGGAACTGGGAAACTCTCCAAGTACAAAATCTTTATAGATTTTTGCAGCTATTCATCAAGGCCTTCCAAAGGAATTAATGCCGTTTTTATAGAAATAACACCTTTTGACTCTATTTTCATATTTGATAGATATATAGAAATAAGTAAGTAGGAGAGTAACCGCTAGccagaaacagctttctgaagaCACCAGCCTGTGTATTTTTACAAAGGAGTAGAATGTCAGTTAATCCAGTGAGAGATCCTTTAAGACAGCTTCCACTTTGAATAGGTTTCATAGGGGCCGTAGGGTCATACCAGCCTATAATTACTAGAGGAGAATGTTATTTACTTGTACTTCTTTATTTTGACTCTGAGTAACATCTACAATTAGTTATCAGAACTTACGTGAATTCAAGTAAGTGTCCATTGTCTATCAGGAGACATGATGTTACACTGCATTTTCACTGGAAAATGTGGGACAATTATTATTCTTACACGAGTCATTGAGTTGTCAAGGAAACAGTCTGGTCCGGTATAATGAGCTGGAAGTCAGTAGTTAGGAGACCTACAGGTCTTAGACCTTATTAATTCTAAGGTTTTTTGCAAGTTCTTTATTGTCCAGTTCTTTAATTACATCATGTTCTGTGGGGTAGTAGAAACAGTGTGGGCACTAGGGAGTCTGAAGACCTTGGGCTTGAATTTAGTTTTGCTAGTCAGTACCGCTTACTGCATGTGTGATCTTAACATATATTAACCTGCCTAAGGCTCATTAAGGAACTCTCTTACCTAAGTAGTTGCCTCATAAATGATAGCTAACATTGGAGTACATATTTGCTGTCAGACTCTAAATGCTTTATGTGCATTATCatatttaatcctctcaacaaccttatgaggtaggtactatgtGGTAAAAACTAGGGAgacaaataatttgtttaaagacACAACAAATGTCTTTAGGAGGAGCCTTAATTTTAACTGAGGCATTCTGACTTAGAGCCCATTCTTACCCATTGAGCTGTTTTATAAGaatgctttctgaaaaataaaatgccgTCCATGTGCAACTGTCTACTGTTAGGCGTTACAAAACTAAATTAAGGTTACTGTCTACTGTTAGGCGTTACAAAGCTAAATTAAGGTTATAAGGATTCCgcacccccccgccccccgccacaGGAATTAGAAATTAATTCTTAAAACTAGTGATTTAAATTTAAAGACTTGAAGTTTTTCAAGTGGAGAAAATAGTAAAAGCTACCTAAAACACGTGCTATAAAATGTTTTAGTTATATGAAAAGCA
Proteins encoded in this region:
- the LOC140710005 gene encoding LOW QUALITY PROTEIN: uncharacterized protein (The sequence of the model RefSeq protein was modified relative to this genomic sequence to represent the inferred CDS: inserted 1 base in 1 codon) encodes the protein MAESQTTSLDFPCSFPARSPGQKSHCWKLKGSGRIAKKTHPSGRGRDNFAGVEGGPRIFPKSPQRCFPRPTASRPDLGTRKGQREGRRGRRRAPRPPEAAAKTGIPAWRKRGPAPARGRRRRRAASVHRPRRRGVSLGRAPGAATEPGSDPGRPREDEEVPPSPPPAASRPQQEPGGGDRMPEAYPAGGVRTPRPRPPARRGPPACPRTPRPAPPPPALPAAGARPGAACSPSPCAAGEGDREDAAAPALQPGPPAPRRRRRRRSRSGAVARLGRKRAASGRGGPGTSRRLGRRRRETGPLKGQTPARLCLRSPAHALRYSQERLAGSGFRAFLPRPRLPAGPKVDVQELEAPRNLLRSLAPLSPVPEMDYCAPQRLQSPQSNLSLKYWLSSERVPEDPALLKSEAISPLIQRGSIRDGRNESMMEVTGGFXVHFHPSNGEGRFIETSSAADLEVISYSSKVSVTERCFIKVCTVLL